The Neodiprion pinetum isolate iyNeoPine1 chromosome 5, iyNeoPine1.2, whole genome shotgun sequence genome segment ATGCAACGAGTTTGAATGTCGAATGGGCATTGAACCCTGTTGAGTATGGCAGTGTGGAAAAAGTATCTGGTATTATGGAAGAGACATATTGGGATATGAATGTTATATTACCAAACAGACACTATCAACGTATTTTGCCAAAACAGCATACTGGCATGTTACAGATACATGCCAGGGTGACAGGGTATCAAAAACGTGCACTAGGAAAATTGGGAATTGTGCCAGAACGGCCGCCATTTCCCACCCTAACAGAAAGGGGGTCCGTAGAAACTCCAGTCATCAAAAAGTCTATAAATGTGACTCTGGTAAACCATACGGTTATAACTCCAAACAATTTGAAGGTTCTTCTTGATCCAATTGGAAAGTATCACATGCAGGTCAGCCAAGGATCAGGTTTCTATGATCTTAATTTAAGCTCCAAGGATATTGCCAATGTGGATTATGTCGCACCTACCAAGACAATAACCATTGTCCCCCGAAATTCAGGTATACTGCACATTGCTCTCGTTGATCTTTGCTTACCGTCAAAGCCTGCTGAAGCTGTCATTGAGGTGCAACAACTCGGAGGCATAAAAGTCGAGGTGATAGACAAAGTTGAAATAGACAAATGCATTGTTGCAACTCTCACATTATATGAtacaaatggtcgtacaatGGAGCTACCCTCGATTGAAGCTATTAGTATAGGTGCAGAAATAGATAATGCGCGAATTGAAGTTATACGTTTGCCAAACAGCGATCAAGGAAACCCTCCCTATCATGAAATTTTGTATAAGGTTCGTGGAATTAAAGAAGGCGAATCTCAATTATCTTTTGAAAGCGGTaaagatgaggaaaaagtCCACAGTGAGCCAATCACTATTCAAGTTTTTCTACCACTCAAAATTATACCAAAAAACGTGACAATCCTTGTAGGAACATTGTATCAACTTTCGACCATTGGTGGACCGTCCAATGCAGAGATTGAATTTGTTAGTAATGATGATAGCACTCTGGGTGTTAGCAAAGATGGCGTGTTGGATGGTAAATTATTTGGTACAGGAGTTATATCTGCAAGTGCAGTTGGGCTTACCCCGAATGGTAAACGTGTTGTGTATTCAATGGATAGCATAGGGGTACAAGTTGTTCCTTTGGAAGGTGTTAAAATCACGGCGCCGACAACcagaataaaaattggagCTACCATTCCAGTATGGGCTTTTGGTATTCCAGACCAACTTACACCCCTTGTAATAGGATCGATGAAAACACCGATGAGATTCCTGTGGTCTACGAGTGGACAACCAGGGAtaataaaactgaaaaacaTGTATGAAGGGACTGGTATTAATATTGGATATGAAAATGAAGCATGTGTACGAGTTGAAGGTTTACAGCCTGGAATAGCTACAATTCACCTCAATGTTACAACATCATGCGAGACATTTGCAAAATGTGACAAAGATACAACATTTGTGGCATTCTTGAAGATTGAAATATTCCAAGAGCTTCATTTGGTCGGTGTAGAGGACGGGTATGGAAGGCCAGTTATACTGATGACACCAAATTCAGCTTTTCAATTGCAAACGAATCATGACAAGTACAGTTtaagttacaaaattttaccaCCTGGAAGCTCTGGTGAAACGGAGGATTCAAAAGCTTTGATATTGACAAACAAGAATGTAACCGTTGACAAAAATGGCATGATCACATCAGGCGAAACGTTTGGAAAAACTATACTATCAATCACAAGTACTGAGGCTTATGGGTTGAAGCAAACGTTGATGGTTGTTGTCGAGGTAGgttgaataatgaatatttcttCGTACGCGTAATCATCAATATAACTAAACAAATATTATTCTCGAAAATATATACCTGATCTGTTTTTGTTAGGTCAAACCGATCCATTACATGATGCTTGAGCTAAAATCGATCATGCGTGTGAGATCGGGTGAAGAACTCTATTCCCTACCCAGAGGTATGACGCTGGATTATACTGTAGGGTATTACGACAATGTCGGATCTAAGTTTAACGCTGGTCAAACGAAATTGTCTATATGGACAAACCGTGCTAATTTAGCCTCATTTAGTATGGGATCAGAGAACACAGTTTCTGTCCAATTTACAAGAAGTGGACATATGGTTACTAAAGTttataatgaaaaacagctAACTGGAATGTTCGACTATGTAAATATGGTGATTGGAGACATCGTTTTCCCTTCAAAGGTTTGTAGTgtttgcaagaaaaaatgtGTGGAAACATTTCACCAACACATAACGTATCAGCACAATTCTATATTCTCTGTGTATCTCGATACTTATGTGAGAGGTTTTAAGTAAATTTATGTGAGCATATATCATCAAACACAGATGACATTAACGGTTGGTGATATAATATGCTTCTCCATGCCACTACTGTCGAATGATGGGGACCCTGGTTATTGGCAATCCTCAAACCCAGAACTATTGACTATTGATTCCTTGAGTGGTATGGGCAGAGCTCTGAGCCCAGGACGCATACATGTCAAGCATAGTTTGGCTGCTCTTATCCGTGATGAGATTCAGCTCGACATTCAACCAATTTCTAAGGTGAGTTTAAGctatagtaataatatatgaatatgtaggTACATGCATGGTATAGCCTGGGTATAGAAATTGCTAAATTCTTCCATAGTATGACTGGTTACGACTATGATTATGTTACGACAGTGTCACTAACATAAAATTCTTGAACACTGTACTTACTATGCAGATAAAATTCGTCCTGCCGATGGGTACAAACATGACAGGAACGGAGGTGTTGGGGGTTCCattgattttggaaagtgccaACGACTGTAAGAAGGAGCAGAATATATTGGCGCGAGGCAAAGGTGGCTGTCGTATACATCACAACTATGCTCCGAATGCATTCCCTTTTACTTGTACTGTTCAATTTACTGGGACCATTCCTTCTATTGACATCAAAGATATATTCCTCAGTAAACCAAGATTTAACATCGTAACAGGTAAAGTCCTATACTAGGAAAATTCCATCGCAGATTCCGTATACATATTTCGAATCCGACTGATATCGCATTTATAACATTATGTCGGTTCTTACAGGTTTTTACTACTGTGACGTAATTTCTTTGGGTTCCCCCTCGAAGACAACTAGCACACTAGATATTTCGCTTAAAATTGGGGCCCAAAGTCGCGAAATCGTGGCTACGCCAGTGGTCGTACCATATTTGCCAGCTATCTATGTTCCTGTGACAGAAATTATATTCGCAGTAACACCGACATCGTCCACTCCATCAGCTATTATTCAAGTACACGGAATCCCGACAGTATTGAACCAATTGATCGTAAGTGACACACTGCATTGTTGTTCAgtccgatttttcaatgtatcagaattttgaaacgtttAAAATGTGCACTTATTACTCATTATAGACCCATCTACCAGATGGTTTGGCCCTGGTAACTGGGCCACAGGGCGCCTATGGTAATGGT includes the following:
- the Gp210 gene encoding nuclear pore membrane glycoprotein 210 is translated as MIMAKLYNLYDKYLLVILCAVITLLSICVNTQRLNVPRVLLPIFNDFPTNFTLEVTEGGCYKWSSSRTDLIRLVPLNENFDKTCSSAVLVQTVTKDSTRNTAIVLAEDVTTGQFLRCDVIVDAIFAFNLVTTTRELFIEEAPEVFEVRANDEQGNEFTTLAGVEFMWTIGNVDKHRSQIDSKPLNNVLRFMTFQESPYETPPTVVELDSVGRKGHMTLLEGIRTGSAKVSVKLSHPEYTHVPPIEVELIVVANLIIIPSDVTMMAYDSFNYRIMQVHQGRLEEINLPSSQYYLEAENPDILKINNDYGSAYAIGRGKTKVLLYDRNVDEEYGIVLPSATVNINEPAYITLTVLPHRNWGLILGHTHEIVAEIYDNKDRKFHIGEGVQVNVQIDEKYLNVASRTQNGTHIVATPIAMGTTIVEASLIAIINSQGKRMNLMPRLTTRAELSIHSQVIVVPKTLAVPWDPRSKVRSETTLKASGGDGAYIWASQHPNVASVSQNGLVGVLRKGSAKIIVSMVRNPHNRDETRIHVLTPVRLEVIDYNMEAAVGESIHIHVAMYGEMKKEGTDEVYEIPFNDCRDIPLDVYIPDGNFVYNNSETVESIGIACTTLRVVGLDVGMSSVTVAYNNNGGQYLMDNVNISAYKPLTALHPSTGDALLAVGSSRRLVFKGGPLPWFDKNQGYTREIKMSNLGVLRWKEEEYIFDVSSDVYVYEIMCEALGDITVTLTISNIPVLSNCHQTEASASVLVTCGKPRNIYLVPEFKDSEKCPKSQSTDHIMARSGEDFELTVIVKDEDGRTFDNATSLNVEWALNPVEYGSVEKVSGIMEETYWDMNVILPNRHYQRILPKQHTGMLQIHARVTGYQKRALGKLGIVPERPPFPTLTERGSVETPVIKKSINVTLVNHTVITPNNLKVLLDPIGKYHMQVSQGSGFYDLNLSSKDIANVDYVAPTKTITIVPRNSGILHIALVDLCLPSKPAEAVIEVQQLGGIKVEVIDKVEIDKCIVATLTLYDTNGRTMELPSIEAISIGAEIDNARIEVIRLPNSDQGNPPYHEILYKVRGIKEGESQLSFESGKDEEKVHSEPITIQVFLPLKIIPKNVTILVGTLYQLSTIGGPSNAEIEFVSNDDSTLGVSKDGVLDGKLFGTGVISASAVGLTPNGKRVVYSMDSIGVQVVPLEGVKITAPTTRIKIGATIPVWAFGIPDQLTPLVIGSMKTPMRFLWSTSGQPGIIKLKNMYEGTGINIGYENEACVRVEGLQPGIATIHLNVTTSCETFAKCDKDTTFVAFLKIEIFQELHLVGVEDGYGRPVILMTPNSAFQLQTNHDKYSLSYKILPPGSSGETEDSKALILTNKNVTVDKNGMITSGETFGKTILSITSTEAYGLKQTLMVVVEVKPIHYMMLELKSIMRVRSGEELYSLPRGMTLDYTVGYYDNVGSKFNAGQTKLSIWTNRANLASFSMGSENTVSVQFTRSGHMVTKVYNEKQLTGMFDYVNMVIGDIVFPSKMTLTVGDIICFSMPLLSNDGDPGYWQSSNPELLTIDSLSGMGRALSPGRIHVKHSLAALIRDEIQLDIQPISKIKFVLPMGTNMTGTEVLGVPLILESANDCKKEQNILARGKGGCRIHHNYAPNAFPFTCTVQFTGTIPSIDIKDIFLSKPRFNIVTGFYYCDVISLGSPSKTTSTLDISLKIGAQSREIVATPVVVPYLPAIYVPVTEIIFAVTPTSSTPSAIIQVHGIPTVLNQLITHLPDGLALVTGPQGAYGNGIQLKIRLTHNHDELQGSQVRVISEITKQDIHILVRVSQYDQAAPVSGIHWLDYAYYHRYTFGTFAALVITFFYIYGSKMMSINISVKNKSIFAEKCPPPIKKTYTPTSPSGNKVTSTPSPGSANTSLRPFSAFEPVYGDPRGFYTPNARRNRSLLSP